In the Malania oleifera isolate guangnan ecotype guangnan chromosome 1, ASM2987363v1, whole genome shotgun sequence genome, one interval contains:
- the LOC131144004 gene encoding uncharacterized protein LOC131144004 — translation MNAQVIHCHVVCSITANSFALSFVYGFNTIVLRRPLWENLIQYSLQTNSPWLAMGDFNCVLKADAKQNGVPVTNYDIKDINECFCDAGLSDLNSSSCYLTWTNGNAWCKLDRVVVNLNWINAGFVVHTKFHFPGLLSDHSSCNVSLFKEENYGKRPFKFFNMWVNHSKFQEVVRKGWDLDVQGHIPFRIVKKLQALKQPLRDLNALHFSHITARADKVVEEVMEIQKLLHNATVYVELQRKLILKKDEANKIVEENKLFLAQLAKAKYLRDSDKSTSFFHALMRRKVNRNHITVVKKSNGDRTVSQQQMVGQFLDFYKKLLGEEMITESVDPQVVAKEN, via the coding sequence ATGAATGCTCAGGTAATTCACTGCCATGTTGTTTGTTCGATTACAGCTAACAGTTTTGCCTTAAGttttgtttatggatttaatacaattgtattgAGGAGACCACTCTGGGAAAATCTTATTCAGTACAGTCTGCAGACAAATTCCCCTTGGCTGGCTATGGGGGATTTTAATTGTGTTCTTAAAGCTGATGCGAAACAGAATGGGGTCCCTGTAACAAATTATGATATTAAGGACATTAATGAATGTTTTTGTGATGCTGGCCTCTCAGATCTAAATTCTTCTAGTTGCTACCTCACATGGACAAATGGAAATGCTTGGTGCAAACTTGATAGAGTTGTGGTGAATCTGAATTGGATTAATGCTGGTTTTGTAGTACACACAAAATTCCATTTCCCTGGATTACTGTCGGATCATTCCTCTTGCAATGTATCTTTGTTTAAGGAAGAAAATTATGGTAAAAGaccattcaaatttttcaatatgtgGGTGAACCATAGTAAATTCCAGGAGGTAGTAAGGAAAGGGTGGGATCTTGATGTTCAGGGTCACATTCCGTTCAGAATTGTTAAAAAATTGCAGGCTCTGAAACAACCATTGAGAGATCTGAATGCTCTTCATTTCTCTCACATCACAGCCAGGGCAGATAAAGTTGTGGAGGAAGTTATGGAAATTCAAAAACTTCTTCATAATGCAACTGTGTATGTGGAATTACAAAGGAAACTTATATTGAAGAAAGATGAGGCTAACAAAATTGTTGAGGAAAACAAACTATTTTTGGCTCAATTAGCGAAGGCCAAATACCTTAGAGATTCTGATAAAAGCACCTCCTTCTTCCATGCTCTTATGCGAAGGAAGGTTAACAGAAACCATATCACAGTAGTTAAAAAAAGTAATGGGGATAGAACAGTCTCTCAACAGCAGATGGTGGGGCAATTCTTGGATTTCTATAAAAAACTTCTGGGTGAGGAAATGATCACTGAATCAGTTGATCCACAGGTGGTTGCCAAGGAAAATTAA